The Phoenix dactylifera cultivar Barhee BC4 chromosome 15, palm_55x_up_171113_PBpolish2nd_filt_p, whole genome shotgun sequence genome contains a region encoding:
- the LOC120113237 gene encoding uncharacterized protein LOC120113237, which yields MLALGWAFSNLEVGTRAIHQNTDLCSTPCSSRWRTFVSETLHTIISHHGQAFMLKRAAEERLGHATAIITDVLENAEMNRLITTSQKRALLQEMALKLSSSVPDIRKSLLVCAALPDAVMTIKFLYAMSIQVQQLFSKLIVFLITPCLFPQYC from the exons ATGCTGGCACTAGGTTGGGCTTTCTCAAACTTGGAGGTTGGCACGAGGGCGATTCATCAAAATACAGATCTTTGCTCCACTCCCTGTTCAAGTAGATGGAGAACCTTTGTTTCAGAGACCTTGCACACAATAATTTCTCATCATGGCCAG GCTTTCATGTTGAAGAGAgcagcagaggagcgtcttggTCATGCTACTGCCATAATAACTGATGTGCTTGAAAATGCTGAAATGAACCGTCTGATCACCACCTCACAGAAGAGAGCCCTCCTTCAGGAGATGGCACTAAAGCTTTCATCGAGTGTGCCAGATATCCGAAAAAGCTTATTAGTTTGTGCAGCACTGCCAGATGCTGTCATGACAATTAAGTTTTTGTATGCAATGTCTATCCAAGTGCAGCAGCTCTTCAGCAAGTTGATTGTCTTTCTTATCACCCCTTGTTTGTTTCCCCAGTATTGTTGA